A single region of the Sorghum bicolor cultivar BTx623 chromosome 7, Sorghum_bicolor_NCBIv3, whole genome shotgun sequence genome encodes:
- the LOC8062440 gene encoding RNA polymerase II transcription factor B subunit 3 isoform X2, which yields MVMVSGGGGNAWAKEMTIRRRIASIFNKTQEHFPTLKDYNDYLEEVEDMTFNLIEGIDVEAIEAKIARYQQENAEQIYLSRAKRAEDLAAALKASRMNPVKTEANDTAAGSSQGISGGAGVQGQYAPAAVLGGVAQPRPTGMAPQLIGSRSDPQGDDEETRRLRAERAARAGGWTAELSKRRALEEAFSAIFI from the exons ATGGTGATGGTGTCAGGCGGCGGGGGGAACGCATGGGCGAAGGAGATGACCATCCGCCGCAGGATAGCCAGCAT ATTCAACAAGACGCAGGAACATTTCCCTACTCTGAAGGATTACAACGATTATCTAGAAGAAGTTGAGGATATGA CTTTCAACCTGATTGAAGGGATAGATGTCGAGGCGATTGAAGCAAAAATTGCAAGATATCAACAGGAAAATGCGGAGCAGATATACTTGTCCAGAGCTAAAAGG GCAGAAGATCTTGCAGCAGCACTTAAAGCAAGCAGGATGAACCCTGTAAAGACCGAGGCCAATGATACG GCTGCTGGGAGTTCTCAGGGTATTAGTGGCGGGGCAGGAGTTCAGGGCCAGTATGCACCTGCCGCCGTTCTTGGGGGAGTGGCTCAGCCTCGCCCCACAGGTATGGCTCCCCAACTAATCGGCAGTCGGTCAGACCCTCAAGGAGATGACGAGGAGACCAGGAGACTACGCGCAGAGCGAGCAGCACGAGCTGGCGGATGGACTGCTGAGTTGAGTAAGAGAAGAGCGCTGGAGGAGGCGTTTAGCGCCATATTTATCTAG
- the LOC8062440 gene encoding methyltransferase-like protein 13 isoform X1, which produces MAVSPELEGLRRIAPSRFVSFAFPNPFLGHASNPYGDGSGGDGDAGECVRVAVLDSPLPSPAVPPTAAMLVPAGQHRDWIFSTRAGHLHLLLSTTRFSRLILVGPELSAPSPRVVSCVRRPDPDPAHARLLPLLLALCPMAAFRDNAVPDVPLLTFQDDLLRLAPIKFIAGPVVGEMVVEDVAIDCSPGPAEWRRRLRFKRMPCLVQTQVRLCQSPAAAAAASSPLLEAPEGSGELLQPEVGGSLVQPYLQAMVAGLAVTAPSIEESIRSGVRPRCLCAGVGGGSLLMSIRMGLQFDVLGVEADGVVLDVARNHFGLVEDEFLHVHVGDAIQMIEDFAQQGEPDMNFSAIMVDLDSSDAMCGVSAPPLEMTHGNVLLWVRTILHRHGVLILNVIPPPADRSFYKGMIDVLHQVFSELFEIDVGNGENFVVIATVSPIETTVTGDSGHFLTELRKLTGDFLEHIRKI; this is translated from the coding sequence ATGGCGGTGAGCCCGGAGCTAGAGGGCTTGCGGCGCATCGCGCCTTCCCGCTTCGTCTCCTTCGCCTTTCCCAACCCTTTCCTCGGCCACGCCTCCAATCCTTACGGGGACGggagcggcggcgacggcgacgccggGGAGTGCGTCCGGGTTGCCGTCCTCGATTCGCCCCTTCCCTCTCCGGCCGTCCCGCCGACGGCGGCGATGCTCGTCCCGGCCGGCCAGCACCGCGACTGGATCTTCTCCACCCGCGCCGGtcacctccacctcctcctctcGACCACCCGCTTCTCCCGTCTCATACTCGTTGGTCCTGAGCTCTCGGCGCCTTCTCCTCGGGTCGTTTCGTGCGTCCGTCGCCCGGACCCCGACCCTGCTCACGCTCggctcctccccctcctccttgcTCTCTGCCCCATGGCCGCGTTTCGGGACAACGCCGTCCCTGACGTCCCGCTGCTCACCTTCCAGGATGACCTCCTCCGGCTTGCCCCTATCAAGTTCATCGCTGGCCCTGTTGTTGGTGAGATGGTTGTCGAGGATGTGGCCATTGACTGCAGCCCCGGTCCAGCTGAATGGCGCCGCAGGCTGCGGTTCAAGCGCATGCCCTGCCTTGTGCAGACACAGGTGCGCCTATGTCAgtcacctgctgctgctgctgctgcttcgtcGCCGTTGCTGGAAGCACCGGAAGGCTCAGGTGAGCTGTTGCAGCCGGAGGTGGGTGGATCGTTGGTCCAGCCTTACCTCCAAGCCATGGTTGCTGGTCTCGCAGTGACTGCGCCATCCATTGAGGAGAGTATTCGGTCAGGTGTTAGGCCCAGGTGTCTCTGTGCTGGTGTTGGAGGTGGATCACTCCTCATGTCAATCAGAATGGGGCTTCAGTTTGATGTTCTCGGAGTAGAGGCCGATGGTGTTGTCCTGGATGTCGCAAGGAATCATTTTGGGCTGGTGGAGGATGAGTTTCTCCATGTCCATGTCGGTGATGCTATACAAATGATAGAGGATTTTGCTCAGCAAGGAGAGCCTGATATGAATTTCAGTGCAATTATGGTAGATCTTGACTCCTCTGATGCTATGTGTGGTGTCAGCGCGCCGCCATTGGAGATGACTCATGGAAATGTCCTTCTCTGGGTGCGCACAATCCTACATCGTCACGGAGTTTTGATTCTGAATGTGATTCCACCTCCTGCAGATAGGTCCTTCTACAAAGGGATGATTGATGTTCTTCACCAAGTTTTCTCAGAACTGTTCGAAATAGATGTTGGTAATGGCGAGAATTTTGTTGTTATTGCTACAGTATCGCCGATTGAAACCACAGTCACTGGTGATTCTGGACATTTTCTGACAGAATTGAGGAAATTAACTGGGGACTTTTTGGAGCATATAAGAAAAATTTGA
- the LOC8081337 gene encoding auxin response factor 21 — translation MAAAAAPGTSSGGAGGDGGGGTKVNQELWYACAGPLVTLPPAGSLVVYFPQGHSEQVAASMRKDADAKIPSYPNLPSKLICILRSVTMLADPDTDEVYARMTLQPVSNVTHCDKETLLASDLALKQTRPQTEFFCKTLTASDTSTHGGFSVPRRAAERIFPHLDFSMQPPAQELQARDLHDAIWTFRHIYRGQPKRHLLTTGWSLFVSGKRLLAGDSVLFIRDGRQQLLLGIRRANRQPVNLSSSVLSSDSMHIGILAAAAHAAANNSQFTVFYNPRASPSEFVIPFAKYQKAVYSNQLSLGMRFRMMFETEESATRRYMGTITGISDMDPVRWKNSQWRNIQVAWDEAAPTERRTRVSLWEVEPVIAPFFIYPSPLFTAKRPRQPGITDDDSSEMDTLFKRTMPWFGEEIGKKDLSTQNSLVPGLSLVQWMNMQQTSSLTSTVMQPELLNSLAGKPVQTLAAADLSRQISFQPQFLQQNNIQFNTSLLPPQNQQTEQLANVIATPNQLGSVIVPQKVVPNCSSEQKQNPVTQPLQVSQPMISMAQPQLVHTQLQQPQVILQAQPQQPQVIVQAQLQQQQPLVQNHTTIQGGLQQIQLLQQQHPHLQQQQVQQSVQEQQQIKIQPFQVPNDANMVTQLSDQMKIQLLKALQPQQPLVMDQQKMILDLQQQAVNSQSTAQQCSQVATQVVGLHSSSTIQYPTQQKTQPHKTIQDFPGNAVSIVKSENVTSMGARSLHVPGGVQSMKTDEVPSSSTSPSTNNNPVILRSTPSSSKNQCLSTATKAPQSSVVLGCTLEQGMKPYESTQHTMAIPKMAEERPATGQDYMNSTQIEYLDTSSSATSVCLSQADGSLQQNFPPSFNQHQTLRETVPDSEFEVTDPGTNFLFGANIDGHMEPLNEDALLGNTFETEKYMDQMPGNGISNYISSKDAQQELSSSVISHSFGVADIAFNSIDSSINDIPFLNRNSRAPGPAHQRIRTYTKVHKRGAVGRSIDINRYSGYDELKHDIARMFGIEGQLSDQNRVCWKLVYEDHEKDVLLVGDDPWEDFVNCVRCIRILSPQEERQMRLASDYGDSFLGNQACSSSDGVHPWRVTGD, via the exons atggcggcggcggcggcgccggggaCGAGCTCCGGCGGGGCCGGAGGCGATGGGGGCGGGGGCACCAAGGTGAACCAGGAGCTGTGGTACGCGTGCGCGGGGCCGCTCGTGACGCTGCCGCCGGCGGGGAGCCTCGTCGTCTACTTCCCCCAGGGACACAGCGAGCAG GTAGCAGCATCTATGCGAAAGGATGCAGATGCCAAAATTCCGAGCTATCCAAATCTTCCATCTAAGCTTATATGCATACTCCGTAGTGTCACTATGCTA GCTGATCCTGACACAGATGAGGTTTATGCTCGAATGACTCTCCAGCCAGTTAGCAAT GTGACGCATTGTGACAAGGAGACGTTGCTGGCATCAGACCTTGCACTGAAACAAACCAGACCACAGACAGAGTTCTTTTGTAAAACACTGACTGCAAGTGATACAAGCACTCATGGAGGTTTCTCTGTGCCACGGCGTGCTGCAGAGCGAATTTTCCCCCATCTT GACTTCTCAATGCAGCCTCCTGCTCAGGAACTGCAGGCGAGGGATTTGCACGATGCAATTTGGACATTCCGTCATATATATCGAG gtcagcctaAAAGGCATTTGCTGACTACTGGCTGGAGCCTATTTGTCAGTGGAAAGAGACTCCTTGCTGGTGATTCAGTCCTGTTTATTAG GGATGGAAGACAGCAACTCCTCTTGGGGATAAGGCGGGCAAATAGGCAGCCTGTTAACCTCTCATCATCTGTTTTGTCTAGTGACAGTATGCATATTGGAATTCTTGCTGCTGCAGCCCATGCAGCAGCTAATAACAGTCAATTCACAGTATTCTATAATCCAAG GGCTAGTCCTTCAGAATTTGTTATTCCTTTTGCCAAGTACCAGAAGGCTGTCTACAGCAACCAACTATCACTTGGCATGCGGTTTAGAATGATGTTTGAAACTGAAGAATCTGCAACAAGAAG GTACATGGGAACAATAACTGGTATAAGTGATATGGATCCTGTAAGGTGGAAAAACTCCCAATGGCGCAATATTCAG GTTGCATGGGATGAAGCAGCACCAACTGAGAGACGCACCAGGGTTTCCCTTTGGGAGGTTGAACCTGTTATAGCTCCATTCTTCATTTATCCCTCGCCATTGTTCACTGCAAAACGTCCGAGACAACCTGGGATAACAG ATGATGATAGCTCAGAAATGGACACTCTTTTTAAGCGGACCATGCCATGGTTTGGTGAGGAGATTGGCAAGAAAGATCTGAGTACTCAAAACAGTTTAGTTCCTGGATTAAGTTTAGTCCAGTGGATGAACATGCAACAGACCTCCTCTCTCACCAGCACAGTTATGCAACCGGAATTGCTAAATTCATTAGCTGGAAAACCTGTACAAACTCTGGCTGCAGCTGATCTATCTAGGCAAATTAGCTTCCAGCCCCAGTTCCTGCAACAAAATAACATCCAGTTCAACACTTCGTTGCTACCTCCCCAAAACCAGCAGACTGAACAGTTAGCAAATGTAATAGCTACACCAAACCAATTGGGAAGTGTTATAGTACCACAAAAGGTAGTTCCAAATTGCAGTTCTGAACAGAAACAGAATCCGGTAACTCAACCACTGCAAGTCAGCCAACCAATGATTAGTATGGCACAGCCTCAACTTGTCCATACTCAACTCCAGCAGCCTCAAGTCATTCTCCAGGCTCAGCCTCAGCAACCTCAAGTCATTGTCCAAGCTCAACTACAGCAACAGCAACCTTTGGTTCAAAATCACACCACCATACAAGGTGGTCTTCAACAAATCCAGCTTCTGCAGCAACAGCATCCTcatctgcagcagcagcaggttcaGCAGTCAGTGCAGGAACAACAGCAAATAAAGATACAACCTTTTCAGGTACCTAATGATGCAAACATGGTAACACAGTTATCTGATCAGATGAAAATACAACTATTGAAGGCTCTACAACCACAGCAGCCTCTGGTCATGGACCAGCAGAAAATGATATTGGATTTACAGCAACAAGCAGTAAATTCTCAGTCAACTGCTCAGCAGTGCTCACAGGTAGCTACCCAAGTGGTTGGTTTGCATAGCAGTAGCACTATTCAGTACCCGACGCAGCAAAAGACTCAACCTCACAAAACAATTCAAGATTTTCCTGGGAATGCTGTTTCTATTGTCAAATCAGAAAATGTCACTTCCATGGGTGCTCGCTCTTTGCATGTGCCTGGTGGAGTGCAGTCAATGAAGACGGATGAAGTTCCCTCTTCTTCAACATCACCATCCACAAACAATAATCCTGTTATTTTGCGATCAACTCCAAGTAGCTCCAAGAACCAATGTTTATCTACTGCAACAAAGGCTCCTCAATCATCTGTTGTATTGGGTTGTACACTTGAACAGGGTATGAAACCTTATGAGAGTACACAGCACACAATGGCGATTCCCAAGATGGCTGAAGAAAGGCCAGCTACTGGACAAGACTACATGAACAGCACTCAGATAGAATATTTGGATACGTCCTCTTCAGCGACTTCAGTTTGCCTTTCTCAGGCTGACGGATCACTGCAACAAAATTTTCCACCATCCTTCAATCAGCATCAAACATTGAGAGAAACTGTTCCAGATAGCGAGTTTGAGGTTACAGATCCAGGAACTAACTTTCTATTCGGGGCAAACATCGATGGCCATATGGAGCCTCTTAATGAAGACGCTTTGCTTGGAAATACCTTTGAAACTGAGAAGTACATGGATCAGATGCCAGGAAATGGCATCTCTAACTACATTTCATCAAAGGATGCTCAACAAGAGTTGTCATCTTCAGTGATTTCACATTCATTTGGTGTTGCTGATATTGCATTTAATTCCATAGATTCATCAATCAATGATATCCCATTCTTAAATAGAAATTCCCGGGCTCCAGGTCCTGCTCATCAACGGATACGAACATACACCAAG GTGCACAAGCGTGGTGCTGTTGGAAGATCTATTGACATCAACAGATATTCTGGATATGATGAACTGAAGCATGATATTGCCCGTATGTTTGGTATTGAGGGGCAACTCAGTGACCAAAATAGAGTTTGCTGGAAGCTAGTATATGAAGATCACGAGAAGGATGTTCTATTAGTTGGTGATGACCCATGGGA GGACTTTGTGaactgcgtccggtgcatcagGATTCTTTCGCCACAGGAAGAAAGGCAAATGAGACTGGCCAGTGACTACGGAGACAGCTTTCTTGGTAACCAAGCATGCAGCAGTTCAGACGGGGTTCACCCGTGGAGGGTCACCGGTGACTAG